A stretch of the Musa acuminata AAA Group cultivar baxijiao chromosome BXJ2-7, Cavendish_Baxijiao_AAA, whole genome shotgun sequence genome encodes the following:
- the LOC135583909 gene encoding serine/threonine-protein kinase STY13-like isoform X2 produces the protein MAEGSKFSGFIIGGGSGGNIVGNGFYDMGFYRKLDEGSNMSMDSVGSLQTSTCDGSVAMSLENSSVGSNNSRTGILHHNGLRLFPGANFSVGHSVLRPGRVSHAMNEDALAQALMDPRYSTESLENYDEWTIDLRKLNMGVAFAQGAFGKLYRGTYDGEDVAIKLLEKPENDPERAQLMEQQFGQEVMMLANLKHPNIVRFIGACRKPMVWCIVTEYAKGGSVRQFLMRRQNRSVPLKLAVKQALDIAKGMEYVHGLGFIHRDLKSDNLLIFADKSIKIADFGVARIEVKTEGMTPETGTYRWMAPIIC, from the exons ATGGCGGAGGGTTCAAAATTTTCTGGGTTTATTATTGGTGGTGGCAGTGGCGGCAATATTGTTGGGAACGGCTTTTATGATATGGGGTTCTATCGGAAGCTCGATGAAGGCTCCAACATGTCCATGGATAGTGTTGGAAGCCTGCAGACGAGCACTTGTGATGGATCCGTTGCCATGTCCTTGGAGAACAGCAGTGTCGGATCGAACAACTCGAGAACTGGAATTCTGCATCATAATGGACTCCGCCTGTTCCCGGGGGCCAACTTCTCGGTGGGGCACAGCGTGTTGCGACCCGGAAGGGTTTCTCATGCTATGAATGAGGATGCATTGGCTCAGGCTTTGATGGACCCACGATATTCTACAGAGTCTCTTGAGAACTACGATGAGTGGACCATCGACCTCAGGAAGTTGAATATGGGGGTGGCCTTTGCTCAGGGAGCTTTTGGGAAGCTCTATAGGGGCACTTATGATGGAGAAGATGTTGCTATTAAGTTGTTGGAAAAGCCGGAGAATGACCCTGAGAGGGCACAGTTGATGGAACAGCAGTTTGGGCAAGAGGTTATGATGCTTGCAAATCTCAAGCACCCAAATATTGTCAGGTTTATTGGGGCATGCAGGAAGCCAAtggtgtggtgcattgtgacagagtACGCAAAGGGTGGATCAGTGCGGCAGTTTCTCATGAGAAGGCAGAATAGGTCCGTGCCTCTAAAGCTGGCCGTCAAGCAAGCACTGGATATCGCTAAGGGTATGGAGTATGTGCATGGGTTGGGATTTATACATAGGGATCTCAAGTCTGACAATCTACTTATATTTGCGGACAAATCGATTAAGATTGCTGATTTTGGGGTTGCCCGCATTGAGGTCAAGACTGAGGGGATGACACCTGAAACTGGAACTTACCGATGGATGGCTCC AATTATCTGTTGA
- the LOC135583909 gene encoding serine/threonine-protein kinase STY13-like isoform X1, with translation MAEGSKFSGFIIGGGSGGNIVGNGFYDMGFYRKLDEGSNMSMDSVGSLQTSTCDGSVAMSLENSSVGSNNSRTGILHHNGLRLFPGANFSVGHSVLRPGRVSHAMNEDALAQALMDPRYSTESLENYDEWTIDLRKLNMGVAFAQGAFGKLYRGTYDGEDVAIKLLEKPENDPERAQLMEQQFGQEVMMLANLKHPNIVRFIGACRKPMVWCIVTEYAKGGSVRQFLMRRQNRSVPLKLAVKQALDIAKGMEYVHGLGFIHRDLKSDNLLIFADKSIKIADFGVARIEVKTEGMTPETGTYRWMAPEMIQHRPYNQKVDVYSFGIVLWELITGMLPFPNMTAVQAAFAVVNKGVRPVIPQDCLPALNEIMTRCWDANPDVRPSFSEIITMLQSAQEDVMNTVRKARFRCCVQPMAID, from the exons ATGGCGGAGGGTTCAAAATTTTCTGGGTTTATTATTGGTGGTGGCAGTGGCGGCAATATTGTTGGGAACGGCTTTTATGATATGGGGTTCTATCGGAAGCTCGATGAAGGCTCCAACATGTCCATGGATAGTGTTGGAAGCCTGCAGACGAGCACTTGTGATGGATCCGTTGCCATGTCCTTGGAGAACAGCAGTGTCGGATCGAACAACTCGAGAACTGGAATTCTGCATCATAATGGACTCCGCCTGTTCCCGGGGGCCAACTTCTCGGTGGGGCACAGCGTGTTGCGACCCGGAAGGGTTTCTCATGCTATGAATGAGGATGCATTGGCTCAGGCTTTGATGGACCCACGATATTCTACAGAGTCTCTTGAGAACTACGATGAGTGGACCATCGACCTCAGGAAGTTGAATATGGGGGTGGCCTTTGCTCAGGGAGCTTTTGGGAAGCTCTATAGGGGCACTTATGATGGAGAAGATGTTGCTATTAAGTTGTTGGAAAAGCCGGAGAATGACCCTGAGAGGGCACAGTTGATGGAACAGCAGTTTGGGCAAGAGGTTATGATGCTTGCAAATCTCAAGCACCCAAATATTGTCAGGTTTATTGGGGCATGCAGGAAGCCAAtggtgtggtgcattgtgacagagtACGCAAAGGGTGGATCAGTGCGGCAGTTTCTCATGAGAAGGCAGAATAGGTCCGTGCCTCTAAAGCTGGCCGTCAAGCAAGCACTGGATATCGCTAAGGGTATGGAGTATGTGCATGGGTTGGGATTTATACATAGGGATCTCAAGTCTGACAATCTACTTATATTTGCGGACAAATCGATTAAGATTGCTGATTTTGGGGTTGCCCGCATTGAGGTCAAGACTGAGGGGATGACACCTGAAACTGGAACTTACCGATGGATGGCTCC GGAGATGATACAACACAGACCATACAATCAGAAAGTCGATGTTTACAGCTTTGGCATTGTTCTCTGGGAGCTAATTACAGGGATGCTTCCATTTCCAAATATGACAGCAGTGCAAGCAGCATTTGCTGTCGTGAACAAGGGAGTGCGCCCGGTTATACCACAAGATTGCCTCCCTGCACTCAATGAGATAATGACCCGCTGCTGGGATGCTAACCCTGATGTGCGCCCTTCCTTCTCTGAAATCATCACAATGCTCCAAAGTGCACAAGAGGATGTTATGAATACTGTTCGTAAAGCACGCTTCCGGTGTTGCGTACAACCAATGGCCATCGACTGA